A segment of the Ipomoea triloba cultivar NCNSP0323 chromosome 1, ASM357664v1 genome:
TCATTaatcgaaccaaacacatatatgccattttgtttgtctaattatatatataaagagagagagagagagtacgTAAGCCAAGGGGCCAGATTCGACTCCCATGAGGCACTGCACCAGGTGAGGATTTGTGGACAAATCCAAATTATTGATATAGTCATATAGTAGATCTAAAGGttgaaaataaaggaaaaaaatgaaaaaaagattgagtcattttcataaatattagaagtacaaatttcaaaagtttgtaatatttatgaaaataactccgcttattttttttacttgatttcatATCCCTATTAGATCGATTGTTTGTATTTATTCACAGACTCTCACCTAGAGAATGCTTTTcatatgaataataatatatgctATTTAtcgtaatttaatttataataatagttTATGTCAAAAATATCTTAAAATAgtttactattaataaaaaaaatcatacttttacaactttccgcccaaattaattttcaagctattactatataaaatctaataattattatggtaaataatagtttaataaatgcaacaacttttatttatatatttttatacttaagtataatagtataattgcacaaatcCATTTTATGCAACGCACGAGTGAGAATACTAGttatagtaataatttaaactcacaaaaaaaaataacaattctatctactaaatataaaaagagccaataaagttatgtctctaaatgaaataaaaaaaatattggtataattatttgtttaaaagaATGGTTCAGGTAACTTATGGATATTGAATATGACACTACCATGTATGTAACTTATAAGTAATGAATTGAGCACTTATTTAATATTACATGTGGTTGGTCAATTAACATATGGTTGAAGTTGACTGAGCTCGAATCGAGCTTTAACTGATTGAGCGGCTCGCGAGGCATTCGCAATCGACTCGACTCATTTGCAGTCCTAGGTTGaagtatatataaatggttCTTCTCTAACAACTTGGAGTAACTCCATGAAATCAATAGAGTTGGTAAGTGAAAAGCTATGATGACATATATTTTTTGATCCTACAATACACCTGCCCCACCAAAAAGAGCATGCATGTCAATCCCGGTGTGGTGGAGAATGTTAGTTTATTGCAACATAAGTGTTTCAATTGCAATGTCTATTGGTGTAAGGATTTCAAGTATATCACTatagttttaatatatttattgtttggatattaatattattctaacataatattgtaaaagccTTGTTTCCAACAATTAGACGGTGGAAGAAGGAAAATACTACATGAACTCCCATTCCATATTCCAACTTATACTCTCTCTCACAAACATTTGATATAGACACCTATTTTGAGACCTATATAATGAAATATTCAATCCTTATTTGCCACATcatggagtaaaagtgaggaAGTAGAATTTAAGAGTACATAGCACTAAAACTCTTGGAAGAAATAGGTTGCAATAATACAAACTAGTAAACTTGGAAAAGTAGAGAATTAAAGTAGGTAGTACATTGATTAATTAAGGTTTACTAGTAGTGGAAAACATAAACATTGTACTCCACGACAGCATCGCCGGTTTTGGGATCATATGTGTGCGTCTTGGCCTGAGCATAGCCGCGAGCAAATCGGAAAAGCCCACTCCCGCCCACCACCGGCAACTCCCTCACGGCGGAAACCACCGTGTTCCTGCCCACCACGCTCAGGCTGCTCCCGTTATACTTGCCTTCCACGAACGCGAAGTTGAGGACCATTAACAGCCCTATCTCGTCGATTGCCGCCGAGGCGTATATGCCCTGAGCCCTTCCCACCAGCTTGGAGGAGACGTCTGGGCCGGCGGTCAAGGGGTCGTCCATCATGGCCATCATCCCGAACCCAGTGGCGGACTTGTTGGTGGCGGCGGCCTCGGCTATTTTGACCGCGGTGGGGTTTTTGCCGCTCACTATGTCGTGGAAGAAGAAGCGGAGGTGGCTTAGCTTCTCTGTTTTCAGTCCCATGGATTTCTTGGAGAGTTTTCTTGCGAATTCTTGGGAATTGACTGGGAAAAGATTTGAAGCACAGAGGAGAACGAGGAGGATGaagagggaagaagaagaagtgagTTTTTGAAAGGTTTTAGCCATTGTGGTCTTGGAATTCTTCACTTCCCACTTTCCCTGCTAGTTATGTATTCAAGAAAGGAGCGGAGCGGAGTGGAATGGGTACACTTTAATTTATCTTTCTAGCCCACCCCTGTCTCTGATCCCACATTTTGacttgtaaaaataataaaatgtttttgtTCACAAGAAGAAACAATTTATATGGTGGATCAGAATCTACAGTGCACTAAAgtccaatatacagaatttgacttcataaaatatataatttatgttcatataattatataactgatgacacataaacacttaacataatatgcaaaaaaatatgttcataatgcacggaattaatgttcattatatcgtgtttatgtgcatgtatgtattatgaacatagttctgtacattataaatataaattataaaccttatgaagtcaaattttgtgtattaaacCAGGATCCACAGTATACTGTAAATCCTAGTTTACGATATAAGGATTAACAAAAAGCTTACCCCATCGAGAATAACTCTCGTACTACTGTTGTTAAACTTCGATTGTATATTTTCTCAGTCTATCATTCACAAATTAATTAAGCTTTCCGTGTGGGCTCAAGGTGAACCGCGGACAGCGGTGTGTGTGGTTGGTTCAATTGTACGTATTTTCAACACACTTTAACCTACCCATACACCATTTGTCGTGTTTGTGGCAGCACCGACTCATCAATAATCATAATGTTACATTGAAACAATGATTTCAAAGTCAAAAGTGAATCCAAACTTTGAAGGTTCGTGGGCCATTTGAAGGGTTACAACCTACTACAATTTTGCCGTGCTTTgattattggaaaaaaaaaaaactatttttatctaattttgttctcttatttatatatattggaaggAGAAACCCAAAAACAATCTACAAATAATCAACCTGTAGTATACACTTGCCGCCATGAAAGGAAGCCGACAATGTTGTTTGCAATCAAATAGGCCACCTCTTTTGAGAGTTTTTAAGAATGTACAAGTCCTTAGGGaatctcttaaaattttttgcAAGGGCGTCTGCTAGGCTGTTCAACTCCTCGGGCAATCAATGAAACCTGTCAATCTTCATATTTACGTAGCTCTTGGGAAATTTTGTTGTCTTTCAATCAAATGAATTAGAGATGAAATTTCATCATCAAAACTTAATCGAAACATAGCAGttcatttttgttataaaaaattagaatgacatactaataaatttttaagataattaactgttagatatatttaataaaatatatttatagataattgaaaaaaagagagaaatccGAATAGGAATAGAACTTTTATTTGCTTCATTACATTGAAGTGTTTTGTGATACActccctatttatactaaaggAAAGTAACAAACAATGCTAATGTTGCTGCCAGGCATATACCCATGTCCATTGGTttaataactataataataaCCACTAAATGCTACTTTCTCACATAATGTTATGCTGCCACACATCACTACATATTACTACTAAgtaaggccatgtttggtaaataattagcctatcagtcaattttgacctGTTTAATCATTaatagttgtttgacttggttaaaaaatcaatataagcgtttgattaataagttttttgtatcCCCCAAAAGTCAaaaactaaatttcaaaaggctactcaaaacaaccTTTTTAATTAGCCttgtgagaaaagaaattataccaaacaactatcacctaacaactaatttaccaaacatttttctataatcaaccaatattatcaattaattatactttctaacccaatccgccaacaaccatttaccaaacagggcttaAATGTACTAATGTCACTACCATCATATCCACGTACTagcttggttattattattattattattattattattattattattattattattattgatgagaccggcatgcaacaaataaatgatccattaaaagtctcgagtggaCCGGTAACAAGATTCAAGTCAAAAAaattcaagaggcttttaacacttttgtgcaaacagattggagttTAATATCTTTTTCtaaagaagaagatcaatctggaaaaataattctattcagtTGTCTTCACAtcaaaacttttgaagacaattcagacttcaatatcaaatcaaaattttcgatgtgaaattatttgcaaggtgtattatttttttaggtgggaaactactttgcaagaattgtatttttttggtgggaattacttttgtaaaatgttgtatttttaattttgggtggataattatttttattttttaattttgggtgggagttacttttacaaagttgtattttttattttgggtggggtTAAGggcctagaatatttaatactttattttctcctataaatacccataaacccaatggtttgaagGACACCTTGTAGGAAAttaatttgagtgaaatttctctattttctttgcatgagaagtgcattgaagtttaggttgtttgtgagaagcattcaatcttggtaggctagtgaaaagctagtttatccccttatcttgttctttatattcacacacatatccaaaacccaaaaagaatactactactcatattatatagctaattttatttttgtatcttaattcaagtgttagattcctaatactctaattcttagccttgctcaATAATCTAacagtgtgtttggttcgtggaataggtcgggaatgAAATACCATTCCCaggaatagacctattccactgtttggttcgtcattctattcctaggaatagcattcccaggaatgagctattccctttgtTGGGGGAATAGCCATTCCAAGGGGACCCCCTAGTATTAGCAATTCTCAAGtatttgggaatagcttttatactataataccgAAATTGcccttttgtattatattataattcttaataataataataataataataataataacctttaaaaaaataataataataatttctcaacctgtatgtatatatatagggtcataatcaggtgtggccgtgtcttcccgtgcggccgtgcggtttacaccactcaatgttaaaaaatataccactcaatattaagaaatgcaccactcaaataacattgagtggtgcatttcatattaagaaatgcattttcattgtggtgcatttcgtcacattgagtggtgcattttttaacattgagtggtgtaaaccgcacggccgcacgggaaggcgcgccacatttgaatagaaatatatatatatatatatatatatgtgtgtgtgtgtgtgtgtgtgtgtttgtgtgtgtgtgtgtgtgtgtatgttttaACAAGAGAGAATTGtcagtaaaaatatataattgtatttacttaagctatttatataaaaaaaaatgaaggataTTAACCACatattcaaactcaaaaaaCTTAGGCTAGGAGTGAATCTCTCAACCTCACCTCCATGTATCTCtctaacaaatatattattattattattattataaaaacacatatttatattaaagaattattaattaaaaggcaacttagatatatatatgtgtgtatgcataataataataataataataataataataataataataataaatataataataataataataataatttattattattattattattattatttgtataagggtatttatgtctttaaaaccaatttcatttctattactttaaccaaccaaacattggaatacaattcttaaagtctattccttcagcgaaccaaataacaaaatacaattcatgtcctattccttacctattccattccctgtgaaatagtattcctattctctcgaaattcattccgtgaaccaaacatgctgtaagggttgagagtattatttgttagtttggtgagacattttgtagagttgggatctcaaaatccaagaatctacaaggtaagatcctcttgtggacacgaaaggttcttgagtgattccttgagtgtgcacttattgcgagAAGCAATCCATGTACGCATCAATTACTATTATAACTAATAGTTTTGTAGAAACCTGGTTCACCATAAATCAGGTATGGAAGTACAAAAAGGGGTATgaaaatagtattattattgcTCGGGACGCTATGCCCAAAATAGTACATACAAAACCTAAGATATTGATCCATAATGAcggccaaataataaataatacaagctataGCCCCagtaatgaaataaaaataataatgttgttgGTAGGAATCAAACCTTAACGTATGGGTTAAATGTTAAGATCACATACCACTATACTGGGAGTTTATGAACAAATGGATGATCTTTAAGGGGAAGAAATAGTGCCTATTTATAGTGTAGAGACCTCTCCAGATGCTCCACAAATATACAACATTTGCCTGATTTCAATCTTGGTTGTACATGTGTCCCCCACTACTTAGATGCATGATAATGATAGCTTGGTGGTTTGGAACTAGTGATGTTATGCTTGAGGTTGTGAGTTTAATATCCATTGGTAGCATAtcctttaatatatattttgctcTATACTTTTTCACCCATTGGACTAAAATTTATCCAATAAAATGGACTCCGAAGTCTTATGTCCTCATCAATAACATTAACCTATGATATATTCTTTTAGTGTAGCGGTTCAAATAACTTgtgacatttttaaaaaaaatacattttcgcATCAAATCATCATCATTTTGCTTCCCATATTTGTTAACATGCAAGCAGTAGATCGGTCACTTCGAATGCTATCCACATTAAACTCAAGCATCAAGTAGTAGCTATCTCACTTAGCTTCCAACTTTTACTAGTTCTTGAATTGGTCTGTCCAGGATGACCAACAACAACCTtgcagaagaagaaaacatgtatttaatttaatttgtaggaTAACCCAACCAAATTAATCATAAAATTGTTCACTTGGGAACCTcaaatttataagtttgattcaCATCTCCCAATAGACCAATATATTTGCTTTCGTGATTTAAGCATGTCAACTAACTATGGACAATATAAGTTGATTTACTTCAATTTTACAAGTTGTGATGATCATAAGATGGAATTTACTGGGTCTGATCTGTACACACCTTGGTGTAATGACTGCAAGTTTTTCTTTTCACTCAAAAAATCATGTATATGCAACAATAAAGTTGAAACATGAAATTCATGAGGACAACTCATGCTTAGGACATAGAAACTAACCCCACCAAACCATTTACCAGCTTCTTCAAGTACGGCACAATATCTCAAGCTAAGCAAAGCCAAACAGCTAATCAATTAAACTTAACTAATAATGGAACACATAAACATTGTACTCCACAACAGCATTGCCGGTCTTGAGATCAAGTGTGTGAGTCTTGGCCTGAGCGTAGCCGCGGGCAAACCGGAACACCCCACTCCCGCCGACGATCGGCAACTCCCTCACGCCGGAAAACACCTCGTTTCTGCCCACCACGCTCAGGCCGCTTCCGTTATACTTTCCGTCCACAAACGCAAAGTTGACAACCATCAACAAGCAAACATCATCCATCGCCGCCGACGCGTATATTCCTTGCGCCCTTCCCACCAGCTTGGATGATAGGTTCGGGCCGGCGGTCAGCGGGTCGTCCATCACGGCCATCAACCCGAACTCGGTGTGGGAC
Coding sequences within it:
- the LOC116020096 gene encoding dirigent protein 22-like, which produces MAKTFQKLTSSSSLFILLVLLCASNLFPVNSQEFARKLSKKSMGLKTEKLSHLRFFFHDIVSGKNPTAVKIAEAAATNKSATGFGMMAMMDDPLTAGPDVSSKLVGRAQGIYASAAIDEIGLLMVLNFAFVEGKYNGSSLSVVGRNTVVSAVRELPVVGGSGLFRFARGYAQAKTHTYDPKTGDAVVEYNVYVFHY
- the LOC115998076 gene encoding dirigent protein 22-like; this translates as MAKTFQKPCSYLLIFFFFFVPNLFVANSHDFSVTLSKRAAGIGREKLSHLHFFFHDTVTGKNPTAVTIARAATTNESHTEFGLMAVMDDPLTAGPNLSSKLVGRAQGIYASAAMDDVCLLMVVNFAFVDGKYNGSGLSVVGRNEVFSGVRELPIVGGSGVFRFARGYAQAKTHTLDLKTGNAVVEYNVYVFHY